The window CCAAAGTTCAGAATGGCAATCGTGCCTGACCTTGGAATGAACACTTCATTCACCACGCCACGTACCACCGCTTCCTCATCCTTCTTCGCTTCAATGGCTTTAACATCCGAAGCGGGAATCGCTTCTTTTTCGCCTGCCTTCTTCTTGCCAGCCTGGGTCAGCAGAAAATCAGCAGCAGGCGGCCTGATGCCATTCGCCTGGTTTTCGCTTTTGATCTTGTCATCTTCAGGCGGATGATCGACAACGATGAACAGCGTAAGAAACAGGAGTGAGGTGTACAGCATGTGAATGACCTTTTGATTGCTTAGGTTATGTTACTTGTCGATAGCGGAAGGAGCTACCGGTCTCGTGTCAAGTGCCGGCACAGCACCTGGTTTGGTTCGATGGCCTGGCTCAATAATGAAGCTTTCGCCCCGCTTGGGAGCCTTGGCCTGCACATCCATCTTGCGTGCAGCATCGGCCAAGCCAGTAGCACGGTCCTTGTCGCCATGCACCACGAAGGCCTGCCCCACCGAAGTGAATTGTCCCAGCCACTCCAGAATCTGCTGTCCGCGTGCATGGCTCGAAAACCCAGTGACTTTTTCAACCTGCAGTTTCACTTCTGTTTCCTTCATCTCGCGTTCGAACTTATCGCCCCGTCGTTCTTCCCACGGAATCTCGATCTTTCTTTCACCAGCCTGCAGCTTGGCGCCAACAGAGCCAGGGGCTTGAAAGCCGACCAGGAAAACCGCGTTCTTTTCACTGCCTGCTATTTTGAGCAGATGCTTGGGCGACATGGCATGGTCGAGCATACCGCTGGTGGAGAGATAAATCGCCGGCTCGCTGTTTTTCATCGTATGGCGAGCCAGCGTTTCATCGCCTCGCGCATCGCGATAACGATTGCGGTAGAACAGGCCGCCTTCCTGTTTCGACTGCTTCAGAGCATCCGGATCGTAATACTCTTTGTACTTCGAATAAATCTGGGTCGCCCTCTGGGCCGAAGATGAATCGCAGAAAATGGGAATATCCTGGCTCAAAATACGCTTCTGCATCAGATCGTGCAGCACGAAAATCAGGCATTGCGTTTTGTGCAGGCCGAAAGAGGGCAGCAAAACCGATCCGCCATTATTAATGATGTCGTTAAGTCGCTTGCCAAACGCATCGAAGCTGACAAAGTCTCGTGCCGAGGGGCCATATGTTGATTCAAACAGTACCGCATCGGCTCCGTAGTGTTGTGTCGGCTTGCACAGAATAGGCGTATGATCCGGCCCCATGTCGCCCGTGAAGAGAAGTTTCACCCCTTCCACCCAGAACTCCACCATGGAGGAGCCGAGAATGTGGCCGGCATCGGTGTACCGCAGTGTCATGCCATGCTTTTCAAACTTGCGATTGTAAGGCACTGCAACAATCTGCTTAAGCACCTGAGCCACGTTTTCAATGGAACCCAGCGGTTCACGTTCATCGCGGTTGTCTTCCATAATGCTCATGGACGATTCGAGCATGACCTTGGTGATGTCACGTGTCGCATCCGTGCAGTAAATCGGCCCAGTAAAACCCTTGGAGCAAAGCAAAGGTAGCCGGCCTGAATGATCGATATGAGCGTGCGTCAGAAAGACAGCCTTCACGTCTTTCGGATCAAACGGAAACTCGACATTATCCTTCTCTGGCTCTGGCAGATCAGCTTGAAACATGCCGCAATCAACGAGAAACAATCCCTTGCTGCATTCGAGCAGATGACACGAGCCGGAGACCTGCTGCGTGGAACCGTAAAAAGTGAGCTTCGGATACCTCTTCGGCTGATGACGGGCATGAGCGAAAGCCTGCGTAACTGCCAGCGAGCCAGCCACGGAGCCAAGAAATCGACGTCGGGTGATCATGTTCCACACCAGGAGCGTTAAGTACCGTAGTAGTATAGCTTACAGGAACTGCGACGTATGGGAGTATGCTTCCTTTGGCAGCCACGGGCATACATCATGTTCCGTGGTTTTGTTCATTCCAGTCGGAAGTGACGATATATGCAGGAACTACACAGACTGAGGAAAACATGAGTTTTGCATTTCACGGAGTGCTGATTCGCACTAGCGAAACGGAAGCTCGTGCCATGTTTGCTTCAATTCATT of the Planctomycetia bacterium genome contains:
- a CDS encoding MBL fold metallo-hydrolase, translating into MITRRRFLGSVAGSLAVTQAFAHARHQPKRYPKLTFYGSTQQVSGSCHLLECSKGLFLVDCGMFQADLPEPEKDNVEFPFDPKDVKAVFLTHAHIDHSGRLPLLCSKGFTGPIYCTDATRDITKVMLESSMSIMEDNRDEREPLGSIENVAQVLKQIVAVPYNRKFEKHGMTLRYTDAGHILGSSMVEFWVEGVKLLFTGDMGPDHTPILCKPTQHYGADAVLFESTYGPSARDFVSFDAFGKRLNDIINNGGSVLLPSFGLHKTQCLIFVLHDLMQKRILSQDIPIFCDSSSAQRATQIYSKYKEYYDPDALKQSKQEGGLFYRNRYRDARGDETLARHTMKNSEPAIYLSTSGMLDHAMSPKHLLKIAGSEKNAVFLVGFQAPGSVGAKLQAGERKIEIPWEERRGDKFEREMKETEVKLQVEKVTGFSSHARGQQILEWLGQFTSVGQAFVVHGDKDRATGLADAARKMDVQAKAPKRGESFIIEPGHRTKPGAVPALDTRPVAPSAIDK